DNA sequence from the Oceanotoga teriensis genome:
AATACAAAAAGAATATGGGCATCTATGAAATATATGTTTATGAGTACAATAGCCTTACAATTTTATTTGATTGGGGTAGGAATAATATATATGAAAAGTGGAACATTAAATCTTCCATATAATTTAGAAAAAGGTATTGATACAATACCATATATATTAATAACATTTTCATTATTAATTAAATCTGGAGGAATATTATTATCTGGTTGGTTACCTGATGCACATTCAGAAGCTATAAAAGGAATATCTCCTCTATTATCTGGATTAATTGTAAAAATAGGTTTATATACAATATATTTAATATCTCCGTCAATAGATACAAAAATAAATAATATAATAATTTATTATTCTTTAATAACAGCTACGATTTCTTCAATATTTACATTATTTGAGGATGACATAAAAAAAATGCTTGCTTTTTCTACAATGACAAATATGAGTTATGGATTACTTATAATATTAATAAATAAAGATCTCTTTATTTATTTTATAATTTATCATATGTTCAGTAAAGGTATATTATTTTTTATATTTGAAGATATATATGAAAAAGAAAAAACTAAATCATTAACAAAATTAAATGGAAGTTTTATTTCTATAGATATATATATATTAATGATAATATTATTTATGAGTCTTTCTGGAGTATATCCTTCGATGTTCTATTTTATAAAAAAATCACTTCCAAATTTTTTATTTTTAAATATTAATGTATTAATATCTGGAATGTATATGATAAAAGTATTAAAGAAATTTAAAATAAAAAAAGATATAAATTTTAAATATATAATTAATTATATTGTAATGTTTTTTTTGACATATATATATTCAAATAAAATATTTGAATATAAAAGTATAGAAATATCACCTTAT
Encoded proteins:
- a CDS encoding complex I subunit 5 family protein — protein: MYLTLALIPISAGIICYLIKSKYKNIPVYISFIYNFFIIMSSKPGNFTPGNYDFIRGIEFVFNAEIRILLLSVLLFFILIFFRVKDIYKKEFNLFFLVLYGSINSFFMSRDFFNIYVHIELISIIIFLLIAMDRNTKRIWASMKYMFMSTIALQFYLIGVGIIYMKSGTLNLPYNLEKGIDTIPYILITFSLLIKSGGILLSGWLPDAHSEAIKGISPLLSGLIVKIGLYTIYLISPSIDTKINNIIIYYSLITATISSIFTLFEDDIKKMLAFSTMTNMSYGLLIILINKDLFIYFIIYHMFSKGILFFIFEDIYEKEKTKSLTKLNGSFISIDIYILMIILFMSLSGVYPSMFYFIKKSLPNFLFLNINVLISGMYMIKVLKKFKIKKDINFKYIINYIVMFFLTYIYSNKIFEYKSIEISPYIYFFVGTILYIILEKICNKKIISFEKKFRNIKFFTLENSLLYQLIFLVIIMSLKYI